The Pseudanabaena sp. PCC 6802 genomic interval AAAAAAGATTCAAGACGCACCTGAGCGATCGCGAACTAGAAGTCGTTTAGGTAATTTCCACAAGGAAATCTACCCTCAAATAACCAGGGCGATCGCGCCCAACCTAGCGCAACTGCGTGAGCGGGCAAGATAGCAAAAGCTCTTCTTCGTCAGCTCCCACCCGGTTAATTTCAGCGATTAACTCGTTGAGGCGACCGTAACTTATCTGGTTAAAGTACATGATCAAGCGCGGCAAATGCAAAATGTGCTCGTCCTGCTTTTCTGCCTCTAAAGCATTGCTGCGTTCGATCTTGCCGGACACCAAAATATCGCTGAAATTTTGATTGAGACGATCCAGATGGGAGTCAGAGATATTGCAGTTCAGCCTGATCGCAAACAAGTTCCCAACCCAGCGACTAGAGTGGTAAATGCTGTAGAAGTTGCCGATCGCTTCGCAGGCAGCCCCCACATCATCCACAATTGTATAAAGACTGCGGTCTTCTTCACTGATCAAGCGGCGCTCTAGCAAATGCTTCCGCATATATTCATCCCACTGCAACCAGTAGTCGCCGCCTGGTTTATCTACCAACACCAGTGCTTTGGGGGTCGATTTCCCCGTTTGGCAAAGCGTCAGGCACTCAAAAAACTCGTCCTGCGTACCAAAGCCGCCCGGAAATAGAGCGATCGCATCGCTCTCGCGCAAGAAGAACAACTTGCGCGTAAAAAAGTACTTAAACTGAATCAGCCGCGCGTCATCCTGCAAGTGTGCGTTTGTGGTTTGTTCGAACGGCAGATCGATATTTAAGCCAAAAGAATGAGCCTGCCCCGCCCCCTCATTACCCGCTGCCATAATGCCGCCACCCGCACCAGTGAGCACCATAAAACCCTTGGCGGTAATGCAACGGGCAAAATTCACAGCCTGGATATATTCCGGCTCGCTCGGTGGCGTGCGGGCAGAGCCAAAGATGCTGACTTTGCGGGTGTAGCGATAGGGATGAAAAGCTGCGATCGCCTTACGCATATCCTGGAGCGAACCAACGATCACTTTCCAATCCAACTTCTCGGTTTGCGTCTGACTAATTTGCAAAATCGAGGCAAGCGCCTGAGCTACGATCTCGCCATGTTCTACATCCTGGATGCGATCTAAAAGGCTATTTAGCTCTGCTCGGAGGCTAGCAGTATTTTTGGGATCTTTAAAACCATTTCCATTCGTCATACAGCACATTGTAGCGAATCCCCGCTAAATCATCTAAGTTGCCGCGAAAAAAAATGCCCCCACCGTAGTGAGAGCGCACCGAACTAAAAGACCCTCATATGGGCGATCGCTATCTTTCTTGGGTTATGGTGCGATCGCTCATCAGGTTTTACAAAAAGCTACCGCGACGAATGTAGATTTGTTAAGAATGATTCCCCAATTACAAGCTTGATGGCGACATTTAAATCTAAAGTCCGAAAATTTAGTCTTATTTTCCTCACAAATTCCTCAAAATTTATGTCTACTATACGATATCAATATCAATATCGATATCAGTATTTTAATCTGCTAGATCGCATCCCTATCAGAATCGTCAGAATTGCCGCGATCGTCGGTCGGGATATCGATCCTATAGCGTTTTTCAATTGAGAACAGGTTTTATTGACGGGGTGAAGGGGTGGAACCCCTTCTTGGGGGCGTTGCCCCCAAACCCCCTTCTCGTTTTCATCTGAAAACCGCTATAGCTCCGGATTGTTCAGAAGCTAGCCTGGATTATTC includes:
- a CDS encoding LOG family protein, whose protein sequence is MTNGNGFKDPKNTASLRAELNSLLDRIQDVEHGEIVAQALASILQISQTQTEKLDWKVIVGSLQDMRKAIAAFHPYRYTRKVSIFGSARTPPSEPEYIQAVNFARCITAKGFMVLTGAGGGIMAAGNEGAGQAHSFGLNIDLPFEQTTNAHLQDDARLIQFKYFFTRKLFFLRESDAIALFPGGFGTQDEFFECLTLCQTGKSTPKALVLVDKPGGDYWLQWDEYMRKHLLERRLISEEDRSLYTIVDDVGAACEAIGNFYSIYHSSRWVGNLFAIRLNCNISDSHLDRLNQNFSDILVSGKIERSNALEAEKQDEHILHLPRLIMYFNQISYGRLNELIAEINRVGADEEELLLSCPLTQLR